One genomic window of Acidobacteriota bacterium includes the following:
- a CDS encoding ComEC/Rec2 family competence protein, whose product MPRRLSFPRLRLQQQPLLFIATSFIGGLLVAARWQLAPRTWLIALACVWIVSAIGWLSRWQNQTLQWLLTLWLLSGCFVAGATLYALQQAGTGPQRVRSIFERGELRHDEACEVWGTLDAMPELAPDRIYLTIAVERVAALGKEQAASGTVQMVVPFQDFQARLDYDALQLDYGSRVRVLGFLSNRGGYRNPGAPEFDELLEFRGFDASGWVKHALLIEGLGTGQRNRVLWRLYRLRARALAAILGISKQPATGILAAALLGNRYFLDRTTAQTFREGGTFHLLVISGLHVALIAAVLLWLTRWLRRERWLQFGVVTLCLWGYGLMVGAQPSIMRAVVMITVALVGQLLYRSALGANTLAGAALVLLAWQPRDLFNPAFQLSFLTVAAIVLLAAPVYERLRQVGVWQPNATTPYPPRTLRWVKWLAELLFWNEREFRQEMTEARIRYSLEKAQAARWLNRSRLQWPLQWIAATVFTTTCVQVALLPLMVVHFHRFSIVSPVTNVVEGVLVFALMLAGAGQLFVYALSVRAAVWLAPLVNWLGALTVKAGQWPLLWSRASVRMPDWGPGAAWVYGIFFALILLLILLVHAWHPLRKGDEAGAEWRRSFGRMAGVLAVSAIVVLSWLLIAHPFPHRFARGRLSVTFLDVGQGDAIFISFPHGQTMLLDSGGRLGYALRQEQGEGEPSEDIFIEDRISVGEAAVLPFLWQLGLKRLDYIAATHGDSDHTEAFAEVIHALSIGQALAGSVPRANERPDLFTRAVRARGLPLRLLKRGEMLNLDGARLEVLSPFADAGEVKPSDNNASLVLRLTLGQRAFLLTGDIEKETEARLVASGELQKADVLKVAHHGSRTSTTAAFLARVQPQHAIISAGNPSPFGHPHPEVVARLRAANVQLWQTSRCGAITISTDGADLQVGTFVKCAP is encoded by the coding sequence ATGCCTCGGCGACTCAGCTTTCCGCGGTTGCGCTTGCAACAACAACCGCTGCTTTTCATTGCCACATCATTTATCGGCGGCCTGTTGGTGGCGGCGCGCTGGCAGCTTGCTCCGCGCACCTGGTTGATCGCGTTGGCTTGCGTCTGGATAGTCAGCGCAATTGGCTGGCTCAGCCGTTGGCAAAATCAAACGCTACAGTGGCTGCTGACGCTCTGGTTGCTGAGCGGCTGTTTTGTCGCGGGCGCAACGCTCTATGCCTTGCAGCAAGCCGGCACCGGCCCGCAGCGTGTGCGCAGCATTTTCGAGCGCGGCGAATTGCGCCACGACGAAGCGTGCGAAGTCTGGGGCACGCTCGACGCCATGCCCGAACTCGCGCCGGATCGCATCTACCTGACCATCGCGGTCGAGCGCGTCGCCGCGCTCGGCAAAGAGCAAGCGGCCAGCGGCACGGTGCAAATGGTCGTGCCGTTTCAGGATTTTCAAGCGCGGCTCGATTACGACGCCTTGCAATTGGATTACGGCAGCCGTGTGCGCGTGCTCGGTTTCCTCAGCAATCGCGGCGGCTATCGCAATCCGGGCGCACCAGAGTTTGACGAGTTGCTCGAATTTCGCGGCTTCGATGCCAGCGGTTGGGTGAAGCATGCGCTGCTGATCGAAGGTCTCGGCACAGGTCAGCGCAACCGCGTCTTGTGGCGTTTGTACCGGCTGCGGGCGCGCGCTTTAGCCGCCATCCTCGGTATCAGCAAACAACCCGCAACCGGCATTCTCGCGGCGGCCTTGTTGGGCAATCGTTACTTTCTGGATCGCACGACCGCGCAAACCTTCCGCGAAGGCGGCACCTTTCACCTGCTGGTGATCTCAGGCTTGCACGTCGCCCTGATCGCCGCCGTCTTGCTGTGGCTGACGCGCTGGTTGCGGCGCGAACGCTGGTTGCAATTCGGCGTGGTGACGCTGTGTTTGTGGGGCTACGGGCTGATGGTGGGCGCGCAGCCTTCGATTATGCGCGCGGTAGTGATGATTACGGTGGCGCTGGTTGGGCAGTTGTTGTACCGCTCGGCGCTCGGCGCAAACACGCTGGCGGGCGCGGCGCTCGTGTTGCTGGCGTGGCAGCCGCGTGATTTGTTCAACCCCGCGTTTCAACTTTCGTTTTTGACGGTGGCCGCGATTGTCTTGCTGGCCGCGCCTGTTTATGAACGCTTGCGGCAAGTGGGCGTCTGGCAACCGAATGCGACGACGCCCTATCCGCCACGCACCTTGCGTTGGGTGAAATGGCTGGCCGAACTGTTGTTTTGGAATGAGCGAGAGTTTCGGCAAGAGATGACCGAGGCGCGCATACGCTACAGCTTGGAGAAAGCACAAGCCGCGCGCTGGTTGAATCGCAGTCGCTTGCAATGGCCGCTGCAATGGATTGCCGCGACTGTCTTCACGACGACTTGTGTGCAAGTGGCGCTGTTGCCGCTGATGGTCGTGCACTTCCACCGCTTCTCAATCGTCTCGCCGGTGACGAACGTAGTCGAAGGTGTGCTGGTCTTTGCCTTGATGCTGGCGGGCGCGGGGCAATTGTTCGTTTATGCGTTGAGCGTGCGCGCGGCGGTGTGGCTGGCGCCGCTGGTGAACTGGCTGGGCGCGCTGACTGTGAAAGCGGGGCAATGGCCGTTGCTGTGGTCGCGGGCGAGCGTGCGCATGCCGGATTGGGGGCCGGGCGCGGCGTGGGTTTATGGGATATTCTTTGCGTTGATCCTGTTGCTGATTTTGCTGGTGCACGCCTGGCATCCGTTGCGCAAGGGCGATGAGGCGGGGGCCGAATGGCGGCGCTCATTTGGACGCATGGCTGGCGTCTTGGCCGTGAGCGCGATTGTCGTGCTGAGTTGGTTGTTGATTGCGCATCCGTTCCCGCACCGCTTCGCACGCGGGCGCTTGAGCGTGACCTTTCTCGATGTCGGGCAGGGCGATGCGATCTTCATCAGCTTTCCGCACGGGCAAACCATGTTGCTCGATAGCGGCGGACGTCTGGGTTATGCGCTTCGGCAAGAGCAGGGCGAGGGTGAACCGAGCGAGGATATTTTCATCGAAGACCGCATCAGCGTGGGCGAAGCGGCGGTCTTGCCCTTCCTCTGGCAGCTTGGCTTGAAGCGGCTGGATTACATTGCGGCCACGCATGGTGACAGCGATCACACCGAAGCATTCGCCGAGGTCATCCACGCGCTGTCTATCGGCCAAGCTCTCGCGGGCAGCGTGCCGCGCGCCAATGAAAGGCCCGACTTATTCACGCGAGCCGTGCGCGCACGCGGCCTGCCGTTGCGTTTGCTGAAACGTGGCGAAATGTTGAATCTGGATGGTGCGCGGCTGGAAGTGCTCTCGCCCTTTGCTGACGCGGGCGAAGTCAAACCGTCAGACAACAACGCCTCGCTCGTGCTGCGCCTGACGCTGGGCCAACGCGCCTTCCTGCTGACCGGCGATATTGAAAAAGAAACCGAAGCGCGGCTGGTGGCGAGCGGTGAATTGCAAAAGGCCGATGTGCTGAAGGTCGCGCATCACGGTTCGCGGACTTCGACGACGGCGGCGTTTTTGGCGCGCGTGCAACCGCAACACGCAATCATCTCGGCGGGCAACCCCAGCCCCTTCGGCCATCCGCATCCCGAAGTGGTCGCGCGCTTACGAGCGGCAAATGTGCAACTCTGGCAAACCAGTCGTTGCGGTGCGATCACGATTTCAACGGACGGCGCGGATTTGCAAGTCGGCACGTTCGTCAAGTGCGCGCCTTGA
- a CDS encoding type II toxin-antitoxin system RelE/ParE family toxin, producing the protein MAFRETKRFSERVVELLSDEAYAKLQLQLAEFPAVGDLIKGGGGIRKVRVALPGRGKSGGARVIYFWVVAEDVIIMLDIYAKNEQADLSEEQIRALHKEVKGLSNQ; encoded by the coding sequence CTGGCCTTTCGAGAAACAAAGCGGTTTTCCGAACGCGTCGTTGAACTGCTCAGCGATGAGGCGTATGCCAAGCTTCAACTCCAACTGGCGGAATTTCCCGCAGTAGGCGATCTCATCAAAGGCGGCGGCGGCATTCGCAAAGTGCGCGTGGCGTTGCCTGGGCGTGGCAAAAGTGGCGGCGCGCGAGTAATCTATTTTTGGGTGGTGGCGGAAGATGTGATTATCATGCTCGACATATACGCCAAGAACGAACAAGCAGATTTGTCTGAAGAGCAAATCAGGGCATTGCACAAAGAAGTGAAGGGACTTTCCAACCAATGA
- a CDS encoding menaquinone biosynthesis decarboxylase, with product MAYADLREFIRALEKHNELKRIKTPVSSDQEITEITDRVSKAKDGNKALLFENVDGGNIPVLINAFGSQRRMAIALATESVDDVAARLTEWLDFKSPTGLLAKVKMLPKLAELGKYFPKEVKAGPCQEVIKRAGEFNLFDFPILKCWEADGGRFITFPMVFTRNPRTGARNVGMYRMQVYDECTTGMHWQMHKHGAAHHRELEKKGVERMEVAVAIGGDPMTTFAATLPLPDDLDEMIFASFIREKPIELVKCVSVDLEVPATAEIVLEGYVDPAERRIEGPFGDHTGFYTLEEPYPVFHVTTVTHRRNPIYQATIVGKPPMEDCWMGWAITRITFPVLKRQFPEIVDMCLPFEGVFHNLMLVSIRKQYPGHARKIMNAIWGMGQAMFTKCIVVVDEDVDVQNYSEVAWKVLNNIDPERDIQFMLGPIDVLDHAARQMGFGSKMGIDGTRKWKAEGFTRRWPKENQTSAEVKQMVDAKWKKLGL from the coding sequence ATGGCTTATGCAGACTTGCGCGAATTCATCCGCGCGCTCGAAAAACACAACGAACTTAAACGCATCAAAACCCCCGTCAGCAGCGATCAGGAAATCACTGAGATCACCGACCGCGTCTCGAAAGCCAAAGACGGCAACAAGGCCTTGCTGTTTGAAAACGTAGACGGCGGCAATATTCCCGTGCTCATCAACGCCTTTGGCAGCCAGCGCCGCATGGCTATCGCGCTCGCCACCGAGAGCGTAGACGACGTGGCCGCGCGGCTGACCGAATGGCTCGATTTCAAATCGCCGACCGGCTTGCTGGCGAAGGTCAAGATGCTGCCGAAGCTGGCCGAGTTGGGAAAGTACTTTCCGAAAGAGGTAAAAGCCGGCCCGTGTCAGGAAGTCATCAAACGCGCGGGCGAATTCAACCTGTTCGACTTTCCGATCCTGAAATGCTGGGAAGCCGATGGCGGGCGCTTCATCACCTTCCCGATGGTCTTCACGCGCAACCCGCGCACGGGCGCACGCAACGTCGGGATGTACCGCATGCAGGTTTACGACGAATGCACGACCGGCATGCATTGGCAGATGCACAAACACGGCGCAGCGCATCACCGCGAACTGGAGAAGAAAGGCGTCGAACGCATGGAAGTCGCCGTCGCGATTGGCGGCGACCCAATGACGACGTTTGCCGCGACGCTGCCGTTGCCCGACGATCTGGATGAGATGATCTTTGCCAGCTTCATACGCGAAAAGCCCATCGAGTTGGTCAAGTGCGTCTCGGTGGATTTGGAAGTGCCCGCAACCGCCGAGATTGTGTTGGAAGGTTACGTTGATCCCGCCGAACGCCGTATTGAAGGGCCTTTCGGCGATCACACCGGCTTTTATACTTTGGAAGAACCCTATCCCGTCTTTCACGTCACGACCGTCACGCACCGGCGCAATCCGATCTATCAGGCGACCATCGTCGGCAAACCACCGATGGAAGATTGCTGGATGGGCTGGGCCATCACGCGCATCACCTTCCCGGTGTTGAAACGCCAGTTCCCGGAGATCGTGGATATGTGCCTGCCGTTTGAAGGCGTCTTCCACAATCTGATGCTCGTCTCGATTCGCAAGCAGTACCCCGGCCACGCGCGCAAAATCATGAACGCCATCTGGGGCATGGGCCAGGCTATGTTCACCAAATGCATCGTCGTTGTTGACGAAGACGTGGACGTGCAGAATTACAGCGAAGTCGCCTGGAAGGTGCTCAACAACATTGACCCCGAACGCGACATTCAATTCATGCTGGGGCCGATTGACGTGCTCGATCACGCCGCGCGCCAGATGGGCTTCGGCTCGAAGATGGGCATTGACGGCACGCGCAAATGGAAAGCGGAAGGCTTCACGCGGCGCTGGCCGAAGGAGAATCAGACGAGCGCTGAGGTGAAGCAGATGGTTGATGCAAAGTGGAAGAAGTTGGGGTTATGA
- a CDS encoding four helix bundle protein produces the protein MSVASYKDLKVWQMGMALAADVYQVTRDFPKAETFGLCSQLQRAAVSIPSNIAEGHARDSTKEFLHHLSFALGSLAEVETQILLAQQFGYLTAESQTLITAKADELGKMLRGLQKPLRAKLQ, from the coding sequence ATGAGTGTGGCGAGCTACAAAGACTTGAAGGTTTGGCAAATGGGGATGGCGTTGGCTGCCGATGTCTATCAAGTCACGCGTGACTTTCCGAAGGCTGAAACTTTCGGTCTTTGTAGCCAGCTTCAACGTGCTGCTGTTTCGATTCCTTCAAACATCGCTGAAGGTCATGCGCGCGATTCGACCAAAGAGTTTCTACACCATCTTTCCTTTGCGCTCGGTTCTTTGGCTGAAGTAGAAACTCAAATACTTCTTGCTCAACAATTCGGGTATCTCACCGCTGAATCCCAAACACTGATCACTGCAAAAGCCGATGAACTCGGCAAAATGCTGCGCGGCCTGCAAAAACCCCTGCGCGCGAAATTGCAATAA
- a CDS encoding nucleotidyltransferase family protein gives MIAGILLAAGESKRMEGAFKPLLKWGTRTVIGECVQQLHDSKLDEIFVVLGHRELDVRQRLAGAGVQYVINPNYQKGMFSSVKTGWGQIAPATEAVLIALVDQPMITSAVINQLIDAYRNGKKRIVIPTHDGKRGHPIILSTDFEEELMLLPDDVPYGLKALLDRYPDEVLEVPVDAPSILEDIDRPADYERLSLAVAPHYAFRKWNP, from the coding sequence ATGATCGCAGGAATTTTGCTGGCCGCCGGCGAATCGAAGCGCATGGAGGGCGCGTTCAAACCCCTGTTGAAATGGGGCACGCGCACCGTCATCGGCGAATGCGTGCAGCAACTGCACGATTCCAAACTCGATGAAATCTTCGTCGTGCTGGGCCACCGCGAACTCGACGTGCGACAACGGCTGGCCGGCGCGGGCGTGCAATACGTCATCAATCCCAATTATCAAAAAGGCATGTTCAGTTCGGTCAAGACCGGTTGGGGGCAAATCGCCCCGGCAACCGAAGCCGTCTTGATCGCCCTGGTTGACCAACCGATGATCACCAGCGCCGTCATCAACCAGTTGATTGACGCTTATCGCAACGGCAAAAAGCGCATCGTCATCCCGACACACGACGGCAAGCGCGGGCATCCCATCATCCTCAGCACTGACTTTGAGGAAGAGTTGATGCTGCTGCCCGACGATGTGCCGTATGGACTGAAGGCGCTGCTCGACCGTTATCCCGATGAAGTGCTGGAAGTGCCGGTGGATGCGCCCAGCATTCTGGAAGACATTGACCGACCCGCCGATTACGAACGGCTGAGCCTGGCGGTCGCTCCGCATTACGCCTTCCGCAAATGGAATCCGTGA
- a CDS encoding radical SAM protein has protein sequence MTDRIRPYLYYDVAISICSTCYRKVEGKIVFEDGNVLLLKRCPTHGAERVLVADDIEYYRRCREVFIKPPEMPLRYNTPVKWGCPYDCGLCSDHEQHSCLTLIEICDYCNLTCPICYAESGPARQQFRSLAQIEAMLDAVVRNEGEPDVVQISGGEPTLHPDFFKVLELAKARPIRHLMVNTNGIRIAQDEAFAAQLAEFMPDFEIYLQFDSFKAAALQELRGADLRRIRAQALERLNQLGISTTLVVTLKKGLNDDEVGQIIDFALQQPCVRGVTLQPIQAAGRTENYDPARDRLTLTEVRRRILEQTTVFRPEDIIPVPCHPDALAMAYAIKLGDQVVPLTGLIDPQVLIEGRRNTIIYEQDDDVRAAIFKLFATNHSPQSSAASLRDLLCCLPMAVAPDGLGYQNLFRVIIMQFIDAYDFDVRSVKKSCVHIVHPDGRLIPFDTYNLFYRDGLEETRLAGLRKLAEGV, from the coding sequence ATGACTGACCGCATCCGCCCTTATCTCTACTACGACGTAGCCATCTCGATCTGCTCGACCTGTTATCGCAAGGTCGAAGGCAAGATCGTGTTTGAGGATGGCAACGTCCTGCTGCTCAAACGCTGCCCGACACACGGCGCGGAGCGGGTGCTCGTCGCCGATGACATCGAGTATTACCGCCGCTGCCGTGAGGTTTTCATCAAGCCGCCCGAAATGCCGCTGCGTTACAACACGCCGGTCAAATGGGGCTGTCCGTATGATTGCGGGCTGTGCAGCGATCACGAACAGCATTCGTGCCTGACGCTGATCGAGATTTGCGATTACTGCAATCTGACGTGCCCGATCTGTTACGCCGAGAGCGGCCCGGCGCGGCAACAGTTCCGCTCGCTCGCCCAAATCGAAGCCATGCTCGACGCCGTCGTGCGCAACGAGGGCGAACCGGATGTGGTGCAAATTTCGGGCGGCGAACCGACGCTGCACCCGGACTTTTTCAAAGTGCTCGAACTCGCCAAGGCGCGCCCGATTCGCCACCTGATGGTCAACACCAACGGCATCCGCATCGCCCAGGACGAAGCCTTTGCCGCTCAGTTAGCCGAGTTCATGCCCGACTTTGAAATCTACCTGCAATTCGACTCGTTCAAGGCCGCAGCCTTGCAGGAATTGCGTGGGGCCGACCTGCGGCGCATCCGCGCACAGGCGCTTGAACGGCTGAACCAGCTGGGCATCTCGACGACGCTGGTCGTGACGTTGAAAAAAGGCCTGAACGATGACGAGGTCGGCCAGATCATTGATTTCGCACTGCAACAGCCTTGCGTGCGCGGCGTGACGCTGCAACCGATTCAAGCCGCCGGGCGCACTGAGAATTACGACCCAGCCCGCGACCGCCTGACGCTGACCGAAGTGCGGCGGCGCATCCTGGAACAGACAACAGTTTTTAGACCGGAAGACATCATCCCCGTGCCGTGTCACCCCGATGCATTGGCGATGGCGTATGCAATCAAGCTGGGCGATCAAGTCGTGCCGCTCACCGGCTTGATTGATCCGCAAGTGCTGATCGAAGGGCGGCGCAACACGATCATTTACGAACAGGACGACGACGTGCGCGCGGCGATCTTCAAATTGTTTGCTACGAATCATTCGCCGCAATCGAGCGCGGCGAGCTTGCGCGACTTGCTCTGTTGTTTGCCAATGGCGGTGGCACCGGATGGCTTGGGCTATCAGAATCTGTTCCGCGTGATCATTATGCAGTTCATTGACGCCTATGATTTCGACGTGCGCTCGGTCAAGAAAAGTTGCGTGCACATCGTGCATCCCGACGGACGGCTGATTCCCTTCGACACGTACAATCTGTTTTACCGGGATGGATTGGAAGAAACGCGACTGGCGGGGTTGCGCAAGCTTGCTGAAGGAGTTTGA
- a CDS encoding prolipoprotein diacylglyceryl transferase, producing the protein MSFPVRFHLGPLVLHAHWLLESLAYSIGYFLYRWQRKRHGDVVNFEHRMWVVAAASVGAALGSKVLNWFADPHLFLRNWHNPYFLMSGKTVVGGLIGGLFAVEWAKQRLGITARTGDLFALPLCAGIAIGRIGCFLSGLEDDTYGLATALPCGVDFGDGLRRHPTQLYEIVWLALLAFWIYRMSRRAYRNGDLFKTFMVGYFVFRLAVDFIKPGGTIGGLTGIQWACLGMLVYYARVQFLSTKQQEAIDERQRNFTSRTQSG; encoded by the coding sequence ATGAGCTTCCCCGTCCGCTTCCATCTCGGCCCGCTCGTCCTTCACGCGCATTGGCTGCTTGAAAGCCTAGCCTATTCCATTGGCTATTTCCTTTACCGGTGGCAACGCAAACGCCACGGCGATGTCGTTAATTTCGAGCACCGCATGTGGGTCGTCGCCGCCGCCAGCGTGGGCGCGGCGCTCGGCAGCAAAGTGCTCAACTGGTTCGCCGACCCGCATCTGTTTTTGCGCAACTGGCACAACCCTTATTTTTTGATGAGCGGCAAAACCGTCGTGGGCGGCCTGATCGGCGGACTGTTCGCTGTCGAATGGGCCAAGCAACGGTTGGGCATCACGGCGCGCACAGGCGATCTGTTTGCGTTGCCCTTGTGCGCGGGGATCGCCATCGGGCGCATCGGCTGTTTTCTTTCCGGCTTGGAAGACGACACCTATGGCCTGGCGACCGCGTTGCCGTGTGGCGTGGATTTCGGCGACGGCCTGCGGCGGCATCCCACACAGCTTTATGAAATCGTCTGGCTGGCGCTGCTGGCGTTCTGGATTTATCGAATGTCACGGCGGGCGTATCGCAACGGGGATTTGTTCAAGACGTTTATGGTGGGCTATTTCGTCTTCCGGCTGGCCGTGGATTTCATTAAGCCGGGCGGAACGATTGGCGGACTGACAGGGATTCAATGGGCGTGCTTGGGGATGTTAGTTTATTATGCGCGCGTTCAGTTCCTCAGCACCAAACAACAGGAGGCCATTGATGAGCGACAGAGAAATTTCACCAGTAGAACGCAAAGCGGCTAA
- a CDS encoding HAMP domain-containing histidine kinase has translation MRRLQFNLFTKILLWSFLNLLVLGTGLLIFINLQYRLSPLAIFQGEGNERLEGMLRLLGPEVNDKPHAERDAVLKRFSDAYQAEFLLVANTGEQLGGPAMALPADLLADLKLGPPRQPPGPKPNIHDEKQGPPVRLRFMHKTANPTRYWFGLALGLAELDKTEMTRATLVVVSDSRSAHGLFFSAKPWLLMAACVAALSILLWLPFVRRLTRAVAQLTTATEQIADEHFDVRVNERRTDELGRLGKAINHLAVRLSGFVQGQKRFLGDVSHELNSPLARMQFALSILEQRATPDQCAYIADVQEEVELMSRLVSELLAFSKAGMRGPAIKLEPVRLRPLIAGVIEREANQELPINVEVDAALNVTAQPELLARAVSNLLRNALRYAGTSGPITVAATQHDNRVNLSVRDCGPGVPAEALHKIFDPFYRLEADRARVTGGAGLGLAIVKSCVETCQGSVAAHNLQPVGFEVAISLKAA, from the coding sequence ATGCGTCGTTTGCAGTTCAACCTGTTCACCAAAATTCTGCTCTGGTCTTTCCTGAACCTGCTGGTGCTGGGCACGGGGCTGTTGATCTTTATCAACCTGCAATACCGGCTCAGCCCTCTGGCGATCTTTCAGGGCGAAGGAAATGAGCGCCTGGAAGGAATGTTGCGCCTGCTGGGTCCCGAAGTGAACGACAAGCCGCACGCGGAACGCGATGCAGTACTGAAGCGCTTCAGCGACGCCTATCAGGCCGAGTTCCTGCTGGTGGCCAATACCGGCGAACAATTGGGCGGCCCGGCAATGGCGCTGCCCGCCGACTTGCTGGCTGACTTGAAATTAGGGCCACCGCGCCAACCGCCAGGGCCTAAACCCAATATCCATGATGAAAAGCAAGGCCCACCTGTCCGGCTGCGGTTTATGCACAAGACCGCCAATCCAACGCGGTATTGGTTCGGCTTGGCCTTGGGGCTGGCCGAGTTGGACAAAACCGAAATGACCCGCGCCACCCTGGTGGTCGTGTCCGATTCGCGCTCGGCCCACGGGTTGTTTTTCAGCGCCAAACCCTGGCTGCTGATGGCGGCCTGTGTGGCGGCGCTTTCGATTCTGCTCTGGCTGCCGTTCGTGCGCCGCCTCACGCGCGCCGTCGCCCAACTGACGACGGCCACCGAACAGATTGCCGATGAACACTTCGACGTGCGCGTCAACGAGCGGCGCACGGATGAATTGGGACGGCTGGGCAAGGCCATCAATCATCTGGCCGTGCGGTTGAGCGGCTTTGTGCAGGGGCAGAAACGCTTTCTCGGCGACGTCTCGCACGAACTCAATTCGCCGCTGGCCCGCATGCAATTCGCGCTGAGCATCCTCGAACAACGCGCCACCCCAGACCAGTGCGCTTACATCGCTGACGTGCAGGAAGAAGTCGAACTGATGTCGCGCCTCGTTAGCGAATTGCTGGCCTTTTCCAAAGCGGGGATGCGCGGCCCAGCGATCAAACTGGAACCCGTCCGCCTGCGCCCGCTGATCGCTGGCGTGATCGAACGCGAAGCCAACCAAGAACTGCCCATCAACGTCGAGGTAGACGCCGCCCTCAACGTTACCGCGCAACCTGAATTGCTGGCGCGCGCCGTGAGCAACCTGTTGCGCAACGCCCTACGTTATGCCGGAACCTCCGGCCCCATCACAGTGGCTGCCACACAACACGACAACCGCGTCAACCTCAGTGTCAGAGATTGCGGCCCCGGCGTGCCCGCTGAGGCGTTGCATAAAATCTTCGATCCGTTTTACCGCCTCGAAGCCGACCGCGCCCGCGTCACCGGCGGCGCGGGTCTGGGCCTCGCCATCGTCAAAAGCTGCGTCGAAACCTGTCAAGGCAGCGTCGCCGCGCACAACCTGCAACCCGTTGGATTTGAGGTCGCCATCAGCTTGAAGGCCGCCTAG
- a CDS encoding response regulator transcription factor, with amino-acid sequence MEADNYPKTKLLIVDDDQKLCRLVRDYLAPLGYEVESAHTGPEGLEKARTGDYQAVILDCMLPGMDGFEVLRQLRRDSTVPVLMLTALGDEADRIVGLEIGADDYLPKTFSTRELLARLRAVTRRAQITSQQAALEAEELSIQELSVNLAARRAAIRGQTLVLTPVEFDLLACLARAADRVLSRDHLLDEISGRDYEVFDRSIDVHISSLRRKLGDDPKNPSYIKTVRSAGYMLLRTAEE; translated from the coding sequence ATGGAAGCTGACAATTACCCCAAAACCAAATTATTGATCGTGGACGATGACCAGAAGCTCTGCCGCCTGGTCAGGGATTATCTTGCCCCGCTCGGTTATGAAGTCGAGAGCGCTCACACCGGGCCTGAGGGGTTGGAAAAAGCGCGCACGGGCGACTATCAAGCCGTCATCCTCGATTGCATGCTGCCGGGCATGGACGGCTTTGAGGTCTTGCGCCAGTTGCGGCGTGATTCCACTGTGCCGGTCTTGATGCTGACCGCGCTGGGCGACGAAGCTGATCGCATCGTCGGGCTGGAAATCGGCGCGGATGATTACCTGCCCAAAACGTTCTCGACCCGCGAATTGCTGGCGCGCTTGCGCGCCGTGACGCGCCGCGCCCAAATCACCAGCCAACAAGCCGCGCTCGAAGCTGAAGAACTTAGCATCCAGGAATTGTCTGTCAATCTGGCGGCACGCCGCGCGGCCATACGCGGCCAGACGCTGGTGCTAACTCCGGTCGAATTCGATTTGCTGGCCTGTCTGGCGCGTGCGGCGGATCGTGTGCTGAGCCGCGATCATTTGCTGGATGAAATCAGCGGACGCGATTACGAAGTCTTTGACCGCTCGATTGACGTGCACATCTCTTCGTTGCGGCGCAAGCTCGGCGACGATCCCAAAAATCCCAGCTATATCAAAACCGTGCGTTCGGCGGGTTACATGCTGTTGCGCACGGCGGAAGAGTGA